The following proteins come from a genomic window of Nicotiana tomentosiformis chromosome 12, ASM39032v3, whole genome shotgun sequence:
- the LOC138902366 gene encoding uncharacterized protein, whose protein sequence is MIWFDINLGISKGMLVSKDLDLHTCIKLLKSHSLFKGCRFIVDVSQRVFGSTSTFEYVNIETQQGNQDKCQQIMEIDVVEPEPIIEEVLQTFNSIQVEGQSIIEIDNQQALGIQVLENVPVIEEVAEKSSTQLTRRRFLYMFYAYGSSIAGWNHYRPVIAVDATFLKSKYHGILMILISKNANNQIFPLAFGIAESENNNSYEWCKEFDLYMSEIPKVYKKTFDYLIEEPPERWARSCCPRRKYDMLTTNIVESMNSVLLEARELPILRMMDFIQVKLQRWFYERRNEGEGTFMMFHVGFSTLKAFPVDSWRSRDEEEGYTFLLDLNKRTCYCFQFQFDELPSIHAIVAIEKRNIKKFNFCSDCYLKESWLKIYERQRHPVGHTDSWIVPESVKS, encoded by the exons ATGATATGGTTTGATATAAACCTGGGAATAAGCAAGGGAATGCTTGTATCCAAAGATTTAGATCTTCACACATGTATAAAGTTACTAAAAAGTCATTCACTCTTCAAGGGCTGTCGTTTTATTGTTGATGTTTCGCAAAGAGTTTTTGGCTCTACAAGCACCTTTGAATATGTTAACATAGAAACTCAACAAGGCAATCAAGACAAATGCCAACAGATAATGGAAATAGATGTGGTAGAACCTGAACCAATAATTGAAGAGGTGCTTCAAACATTTAATTCTATTCAAGTGGAAGGACAAAGCATTATTGAGATTGACAACCAACAAGCTTTGGGTATTCAAGTCTTAGAGAACGTACCAGTAATTGAAGAAGTTGCTGAAAAATCCTCTACTCAACTAACCAGACGAAG gtttctttatatgttttatgcATATGGATCATCAATAGCTGGTTGGAATCATTATAGACCGGTGATTGCTGTTGATGCAACTTTTTTGAAGTCAAAATATCATGGTATTTTAATGATTTTAATTTCAAAGAATGCAAATAACCAAATATTCCCACTAGCCTTTGGGATTGCAGAATCTGAAAATAACAACTCCTATGAGTG GTGCAAAGAATTTGATCTCTACATGTCAGAGATACCAAAAGTTTATAAGAAGACTTTTGACTACTTGATAGAAGAACCACCGGAAAGGTGGGCGCGTTCTTGTTGTCCACGACGAAAATATGACATGCTCACAACAAACATAGTTGAGTCAATGAATTCTGTGCTATTAGAAGCAAGGGAGCTGCCTATATTGAGAATGATGGATTTCATCCAAGTGAAGCTACAACGTTGGTTttatgaaagaagaaatgaaggAGAAGGAACTTTTATGATGTTTCATGTTGG TTTTTCAACTTTGAAGGCCTTCCCTGTTGATTCATGGCGTTCTAGAGACGAGGAAGAAGGATATACTTTCTTGTTGGACTTAAACAAAAGAACATGTTATTGTTTTCAATTTCAATTTGATGAATTACCAAGTATACATGCAATCGTAGCTATCGAGAAAAGAAACATCAAGAAGTTCAATTTCTGCTCGGACTGTTACTTAAAGGAATCTTGGCTGAAAATATATGAAAGACAAAGACATCCTGTAGGACATACAGATTCTTGGATTGTACCAGAGAGTGTTAAGTCATAA